GCTTGCCTGCGATGCAGTCGACTCGGTCTACAGTCAAACCCAAATGGCATCCCATAGCGGATAGTCGCCAAATTTCTTTACCAGCCCGGCCCTGAGTGGATTGGCTACGATGTAACGAGCAATCCCCTCAAGGCTTTCCTCTCGACGCACAGCATGATCATGAAAGCCAGGCTGCCAGAGGCGACCTTGGCGGCCAGCCACCGCATTCACCACTCGGGTGCTCTTGGATTTAACTTGGCGTATCAAGTCGGCAAGCGAACCTTTCTCCAGAGAAACAAGCCAATGGAAATGATCAGGCATTACTACCCAGGCCAATGATGTTGCGAGCCCTTTATATTGAGCGATCCTGAATTGTTGTACGACCAGACGGCCGAGTTTGAAGTCGCTGAAGATGGCCTCGCGTTCAAGGGTGTTGGTGGTGAGCAGGTAAATGCGGTTGGATTCGTTATAGCGACCGATGCGCAGGTGATTTGAAGCAGGGAGATCGGGCATTCCTTGGCCTCTCTTCAGATGGTGTTCTGAGAGGCTAGACTGAGGGGCGAAGGCTGATCGGCAGGCTTTTAGCAGGATGTGTCTGGATGGGCGCTATCGCGGGCAAGCCCGCTCCCACAGGGGATTGTGACCACTTTACATTTTGTGTCCGGCGCAAATCCGTGTGGGAGCTGGCTTGCCTGCGATAGCCTCGCCGCGGTCTATCAGTCCGGCTCACACCCCTTGAGCACCAGCCGGATAATCGTCTGCGCCGCCGCCTCATAATCGGCTTCATCCAACTTGGCCTTGCCGGTAACGGCAGAGATCTGCCAGTCAAAGTCCGCATAGGTCTGGGTCGCCGCCCAGATGCTGAACATCAGGTGATTAGGGTCGATAGCCGCAATCAACCCACGATCCACCCAGTTCTGGATGCAATCGATATTGTGCTTGGCCTGGGCGTTGAGCTGTTCAATCTGCTCGGTGCTCAAGTGCGGGGCGCCGTGCATGATTTCGCTGGCGAACACCTTGGAGGCGAACGGCAGGTCGCGGGAGATGCGGATTTTGGAGCGGATGTAGTTGCTCAATACTTCCTTGGGCTCGCCGTCGGGGTTGAACGGCGTGGAAGCGGCGAGGATTGGCTCGATAATGCTTTCGAGCACCTCGCGGTAGAGGTTGTCCTTGGACTTGAAGTAGTAGTAGACGTTGGGCTTGGGCAGCCCGGCCTTGGCGGCGATGTCGCTGGTTTTGGTCGCGGCGAAGCCCTTGTCGGCAAACTCCTCGCTCGCCGCCCGCAGGATTTTTTCTTTGTTGCGCTCGCGAATGCTGCTCATAAACCAGACGTTTCCTTGCCATGACAGGCGGTTGCGCATGGTAGCACCGGCCATCCGCGGGCCTCAACAATCTGCCCGCAACCCCTTGCGCCGCGCTATGCTCGCAGCACCTTTTCTTGACGGATGCCCGATTCATGGCAGGAAGCAGCTTGTTGGTTTTGCTCGACGATATCGCCGCGGTACTCGATGACGTTGCACTGATGACAAAAATGGCCGCGAAGAAGACCTCGGGGGTGCTCGGGGATGACTTGGCGCTCAACGCCCAGCAGGTCTCCGGCGTGCGTGCCGAGCGCGAAATTCCCGTGGTATGGGCCGTGGCCAAAGGCTCGTTTCTCAACAAATTGATACTGGTGCCGACCGCGTTGCTGATCAGTGCCTTCGCGCCCTGGGCAGTGACCCCCTTGCTGATGCTTGGCGGCGCTTATCTATGTTTCGAAGGTTTTGAGAAACTCGCGCACAAATTCCTGCACAGCAAGGCTGAAGACCAAGCCCAACACGCGCAGTTGGCAGAGGCCGTGGCCGACCCGGCAACCGATCTGGTGGCCTTTGAAAAGGACAAGATCAAGGGCGCAATCCGTACCGACTTCATCCTTTCAGCGGAAATCATCGCCATCACCCTTGGCATCGTTGCCGATGCGCAGCTGACTCAACAGGTGATCGTGCTGTCCGGTATCGCCATTGTCATGACCATTGGCGTTTACGGCTTGGTCGCCGGTATCGTCAAGCTCGACGACCTGGGGCTGTGGCTGACGCAGAAGCCGGGTCAGGTGGCGCGCAGTATTGGCGGCGCGATTCTGAGTGCGGCCCCCTACATGATGAAGAGCCTGTCAGTGATTGGCACGGCGGCGATGTTCATGGTCGGCGGCGGGATTCTCACCCATGGCGTGCCGGTGGTGCACCATTGGATCGAGACAGTCAGCCAAAGCACAGGGGCGCTGGCGTGGCTGATGCCGACGTTGCTGAATGCGGTGGCGGGGATTATTGCCGGGGCTGTGGTGCTGGCGGCGGTCAGCATCGTGGGCAAGGGCTGGAAAGCGCTCAGGGCATGACGTAGCAGGCACAAAAAAGGCCATTCAATCGAATGGCCTTTTTTATTGGCGCGAATTACTCGGCAATCTGCAACTTACGCGACTCCGTATAGATATACCGCACCTTCTCATACTCAAATGGCGAGTTCATCTGACCATAGCGAAAGCTGGTCTGGTAGCGCTTGTCCACTGCGCGCAGGGCCCAGACTTCCGGGTGGTTGGAGCTGACTTCGGACACGTTGAGGAAGTTGATCTGCGATTCTGCCGTGTAGTCCACCAGCAAGCCGGTGGTATCACGCAGGTTCGACGGGCCAAAGATCGGCAACATCACATAGGCACCGCCCGGTACGCCGTAGAAGCCCAGGGTCTGGCCGAAGTCTTCACTCTGGCGTGGCAGGCCCATGGCCGTTGCCGGGTCCCACAGGCCGGCGACGCCGATGGTGGTGTTGACCAGCAGGCGCCCGGTGGTTTCCAGGGAGCGATGGCCCTTGAGTTGCAACAGGCTGTTCAACAGATTGGGCACATCGCCCAGGTTGTTGAAGAAGTTGCTCACACCGGTGCGCAGGAAGCTCGGCGTGACGTAGCGGTAGCCATTGACCACCGGCAGGAACACCCATTGGTCGAAGCGGTAGTTGAAGTGGTAAACGCGGCGGTTCCACGACTCCAGCGGGTCGTAGACGTTGAGCGCGGTGAGCGTGGAACGCTCGAATTCACGCTGGTCCAGGCCCGGGTTGAACTTGAGCTTGGTCAGCGGCTCCTTGAAGCCGTCGGCATCGACCTTGATGGGCTCTTGAGCCTTGCTGTTGTCGGCATTGGCCACGCCTGCGCACATCAGTGCGGCGAGCAGCAGAAGATATTTAGCCACGGAAGAACTCCAGCATGGCGTCGGCGTTGACGCGGTAATTGAGGTTGCCGCAGTGGCCGCCCAGCGGGTAGACGGTCAAGCGATCGCCGAAGGTTTTACGCAGGAAACCCAGATCGCCAGGGCCGAGGATCACGTCATCGGCGTTATGCATTACGGCGATTTTCGGGCTGTCGCGCAGGTAGTCCTTGAGGGCGTACAGGCTGACCTGATCGATCAGTTGCAGCAGGCTGCCGCCGTCGGAGCGGGCGCGCCACATCGGGATCACTTGCTCGGTGAGGTAGCAGTCGAAGTCGCATTGCAGGGCACGCTTGAGGAACGGCGTGAGGCTGGTGCCTTCGGTGATCGGGTATTTAGGCGGAATGATCAGGCCACGGCGGTTGATCAGGTCCGAGGTGAAGGCAATGTCGGCAGCCGAGAAGCGGAACGAGGTGCCGATCAACATGGCCATCTGTTCGTTGCTCAGGTGCTGCTTGGACTGCTGGAAGTCATAGAGCAGGGCATCGTTGAGGTCGATATAGCCTTTTTGCTGGAAGTAACGGGTCAGTTTGCTCAGCACCAGCTCGTAGAAGGTGGTGGTGTTGTTGATGCCCTTGACCTCGGTCTGTACCAGCTTGTCGAGGTTGGTGATCGAGGTGTAGAGGTTGACCGGCGGGTTGAGCAGCAGCACTTTCTTGAAGTTGAAGCTGCGGCGGGTCTCATCCAGCTTGCTGACAAACGCTGCATCCAGGGCGCCCAGGCTGTAGCCGGTGAGGTAGAAGTCGGTCACCGGCAACGAGGCATTTTGTGCACGCACGGCTTGCATCACGCGGTACATGTCTTCGGCGTCTTCCTGGGTGATACCCGGGGTGGCGAAGCGCGAGGCGGCGCTGATGAAGTCGAAACTGGTGGGCGATGACAACTGCACCACGTGGTAGCCGGCCTGGTAATACAGCTTTTTCAGGTATTCGTTGATGCTGCTGTCGAACCGCGCACCGGTGCCCGCGATCAGGAAGATCAGCGGCGCGGCGCGGTCCTGCTTGGCGATGCGATAGGTGAGCTTCTTCACTGCCCAGAAGTTATCGGGCAGGCTGAACTCACGCTCGGGGCGCATATTCAGGGTGTAATCGGATTGGTTGATCTCATCATCGGTCGGCAAGGTTGGCCGAAGATCGGGAGGCGTGGTGGCGATGGTCGCTTCGAACGGGTTGGTCAAAGGGTAGCCATAGCTGGCTTGGTCGATATCGACGGCCAGTGCTGACGCACTCAAAAATAGGCTGCCCAGCAAGGCAGCACAGCGCAAGGAACGGAGCATGACTTAATCCCTAAGAGGAAACGTGCTGAATGAAATTCGCAGGCTATGACCACCGCGTTGCCACCGAAGTGCCAGGCAGCGGCACGAAAAGTCGGAAAAAACGTCGGAATCGGGGTAATAGTAGCCAGACGATACACTTTGCCATGCATTGTTGAACAGATATCTGCGCGAACACCTTGCTAACGGCCGCGGTGGGATTAAGCTGAGCGCCGTTTTTGCCTATCGGAGTGCCCCATGTCCCGCCGCTTGCCGTTGATTTTGCTGCTTGTTGCTCTGCCGTTATGGCTGGCTGCCAGTTATGCCGCACGTTATGGCTTTATGGAGGATGGGCAGTGGGTCGGCCTCTGCGCAGAGGAGGCCAGCCGCTGGGAGTGCCAGGTGCGTGCGAACCTGGGGTTGATGATTCACTTCAAGGTGCTGGGCTGGGCGGCGTTGATCACCTCGGTGTTGGGCTTTTTTGTACCGGGGCGTGCGGGGTGGGGCTTGGCGGTGCTGGGGATGGTGTTCGGGTTACCGGCCTTGGCGTTGTATAACACCACGTTTGCGGTGTTTGCGGTGGTGATTGCGGGATTGCGGTTGGTCAGGAAGCCTGGCGGCGCCTGATGTGGCCTCATCGCAGGCGAGCCAGCTCCCACAGTTGATTGGGTTCACACATTTCTATCTGTGAGCACGGTCAAATGTGGGAGCTGGCTTGCCTGCGATAGCGATCTTAAGCCTTGCGCACTCGCAAGCAACGCCACAAAGCCGCAACCATCAGCACGCTGACCACCGCCCAACCCCAAGCCTGCTGGTTCAACAGACCTTCACGGTACAGCTGTGGCGCAATGCCGGCACCGATAATGAAGGCCAGCAGCGCAATCTCCCGACGCGGCCCGGTCACCGGGCGCACCAGGTACACCAGGGCTGGCAGCACCAGCGCCGCGCTTGGAAAGCTGCGATAACGCGGGTCAAACACCAGCGCCAGCATCATGACGGCTCCCGCAAACCCAGCGATTGCCATCAACCAGCCTGCGCGTTGCTCCAGCCAGTTGAACGCTCGCTCACGCCACCCGTCACGGGCGCCGAGGGTCAGGGCGGCGTGGGCCAGCACCAACAGGTTCAAGACCACCAGCAAGCCTGCCCATACCCATTCATCGTTGAAACGCGCAGTGACGCGGGTCAGTTCGGCCCAGGTGCCGATGGAGCAGGCAGCCACCGCACCGAGCAGTGGCAGGAGCACCGCGGAGCGCTTGCTGCGAACGCGGCCACCGAGCGCCAGGGTGCCGAGCAGAATCACTGCGCCTACGCCCAGCCACAACGGCCAGTACGGCACATTGGTCACCGGCCCTGCGAGGATGCCCTTGTCCTGGCGGTCTGCATCGAACAGCCCCCAATAACCGCCCACTGCGCCTTCACTTGCACGTTTCCATGGCTGGTCAAACGCTTCGATCAGGTTGTAGCGCCAGCCATTGGCTTCGGCCATGGCGACAAAGCCGCGCATGAACTTGGCTTCATTCACCCGGCTCGGCACAGCAGTCTCGCGCTGACGGCCTTCGCTGGGCCAACCGGTCTCGCCGATCACGATGTCCTTGGGCGCGAACTTGTGGCCGAAGGTCTGGCGTACATCGCCTACATGCTTGAGCGCCTGGTCGATGCCGGACGGCTCATCTTCCCAGTACGGCAGCAGGTGAATGGTCAGGAAGTCCACCGCCGGCTCGATTTCCGGGTGTTGCAGCCAGAACTCCCACACATCGGCATAGGTGACCGGTTGCTTGATCTGGCTTTTGACTTGATGGATAAGCGCCACCAGTTGCTTGGCCGTGACTTCCTTGCGCAGCAGCGCCTCGTTGCCGACGATCACCGAAGTGACGATGTCGGGATTGGTGTTGGCCGCCGCGATCAGTTCGTTGATTTCTTTCTGGGTCGCCACCGGATCACTGCTGACCCAGGCGCCGGCCATGACCTTCAAACCATGCTTGCGCGCCATGCCCGGCAAGGCTTCCAGGCCGGTCATGGAGTAGGTGCGGATGCATTCAAAGCGTGTGGCCAGCAAGGCCAGGTCGGCATCCATGCGTTCGGGGCGCAGCTTGAATGGCTGGTCAAACGGCGACTGGTCCTTGTCGAAGGGCGTGTAGGACGCACACTGCAACTTGTGACTGGCGCTCGCCACATCCGGCAGCACTACCGGCCGGCCGAGGCCATACCAGTAGCCGGCGAGGGCAAGCACACCAAGGATCAAGGCAAGAAAATAGGGCAGGGCAGGAAAGCGGGCAGTCGCAGGCATGGTCGGCTTATCTGGGGGAGCAAAGGCGCGCATCTTACCCGGATTTGGCGCGTGCCAGTGCGGCTGCATAATTTTGACATGCAAACTTCGGGCGGGATTCTGAGGATAACTCCTACAAAACGTCCTGCTGGCGATGTGATGTCGTTTCTTGCTCAACCAAGGTCGCCCACAGAGCAGGGCAAAGGCCTACGCAGGTTGATGATAAAACTGTCAGTACTCCACTGATGCCTCAGCAACCGGATCGATGCGCGTGAAGGGGGCGCGGTGCACCGCATAACAACAGGTTGATGTCGCTCGGCATCCGTCGGGCGCAGCACTTTCGGGGAAGTACATATGAAGATGCGACGACTCTTGGGCGCAGCTGCCACGCTGGTAGTTGCGATGGGCTCCACACTGGTCAGTGCCGACAGCAAAACCCTGAGCATCGGTTACGTGGACGGTTGGTCCGACAGCGTTGCCACGACCCATGTGGCGGCGGAAGTGATCAAGCAAAAGCTCGGTTATGACGTGAAACTGCAAGCGGTCGCCACGGGGATCATGTGGCAGGGCGTCGCCACCGGCAAGCTCGATGCCATGCTGTCTGCCTGGCTGCCGGTGACCCATGGTGAATACTGGGCCAAGAACAAGGACAAGGTGGTCGACTACGGCCCCAACTTCAAGGATGCAAAAATTGGCTTGATCGTACCGGAGTACGTCAAGGCCAAATCCATCGAAGACCTCAAGACCGACACCACCTTCAAAAACAAGATCGTCGGCATCGACGCCGGTTCAGGCGTGATGCTCAAGACCGACGACGCCATCAAGCAATACGGCCTTGACTACAAACTGCAAGCCAGCTCGGGCGCGGCGATGATCGCTGAGCTGACACGTGCCGAAGACAAGCAGGAATCCATTGCGGTGACCGGTTGGGTGCCCCATTGGATGTTCGCCAAGTGGAAACTGCGTTTCCTGGACGACCCAAAAGGGATTTATGGTGCTGCTGAAACCGTCAACAGCATCGGCAGCAAGGGCCTGGAAAAGAAAGCGCCGGAAGTGGCAGCTTTCCTGAAAAAATTCCAGTGGGCCTCCAAGGATGAAATCGGTGAAGTCATGCTCGCTATCCAGGAAGGCACCAAGCCAGACGCAGCGGCCAAGGATTGGGTGGCCAAGCACCCTGAGCGCGTCGCTGAGTGGACCGCTAAATAAAAGCCGCTGATGTACCCCTGTGGGAGGGGGCTTGCTCCCGATAGCGGTAGGCCAGTCACAGATTTTTTGACTGGCACATCGCTATCGGGAGCAAGCCCCCTCCCACATTGGTTTCGCACCGCCTCAAATCTTCCTGCGCTTTGGTCATCCCTCGCTACACTCGATCTACTACTAAGGTCGTCTGGAACCTCTTCCGCAGCCGCATACAGTGGATATGTTCCAAAATAATAAAAAAGCTGTGCTGCGAGGATAAAAACAATGAACGACAGCATTTACCTCTCGATTCAAAACAGCCCGCGTTTCAAGGAGCTGGTCAGGAAAAGGGAAAGATTCGCCTGGATTCTCTCGGCGATCATGCTAGGGCTTTACTCCGCTTTCATCCTGTTGATTGCCTACGGGCCACAAATACTGGGGGCCAAGATCAGCCCCGGTTCCTCGATTACCTGGGGCATTCCCCTGGGCGTCGGGCTGATTGTGTCTGCCTTCATTCTCACCGGCATCTACGTACGCCGGGCCAACGGCGAATTTGACGACCTGAACAATGCGATTCTCAAGGAGGCTGCGCAATGATCCGGCGTCTATTGGCTATATTCGGCGCTTCGCTGTTTGCTCCGGCCGTCTGGGCGGCGGACGCATTGACCGGTGAAGTGCACAAGCAACCGCTGAACGTCTCGGCCATCGTGATGTTCGTCGCGTTTGTCGGCGCCACCCTGTGCATCACGTATTGGGCGTCCAAGCGCAACAAGTCGGCGGCTGACTACTATGCGGCAGGCGGCAAGATCACTGGTTTCCAGAATGGCCTGGCGATTGCCGGCGACTACATGTCGGCCGCGTCCTTCCTGGGGATTTCCGCGCTGGTGTTCACCTCCGGCTACGACGGCCTGATCTACTCGATCGGCTTTCTGGTGGGCTGGCCGATCATTCTGTTCCTGATCGCCGAGCGCCTGCGTAACCTGGGCAAGTACACCTTTGCCGACGTGGCGTCCTATCGCCTCGGGCAAACCCAGATCCGCAGCCTGTCGGCCTGTGGCTCGCTGGTGGTGGTGGCGTTCTACCTGATCGCGCAGATGGTTGGCGCGGGCAAGTTGATCCAGCTGCTGTTCGGCCTGGATTACCATGTGGCGGTGATTCTGGTCGGCATTCTGATGTGCCTGTACGTGTTGTTCGGCGGCATGTTGGCGACCACCTGGGTGCAGATCATCAAGGCAGTGCTGCTGCTCTCCGGTGCTTCGTTCATGGCGCTGATGGTGATGAAGCACGTCAACTTCGACTTCAACACGCTGTTTGCCGAGGCGATCAAGGTTCACCCTAAAGGTGAAGCGATCATGAGCCCGGGTGGGCTGGTGAAAGACCCGATCTCGGCATTCTCCCTTGGGCTGGCCCTGATGTTCGGTACCGCCGGCCTGCCGCACATCCTGATGCGCTTCTTCACGGTGAGCGATGCCAAGGAAGCGCGTAAAAGCGTGCTGTATGCAACCGGCTTCATTGGTTACTTCTACATCCTGACGTTCATCATCGGCTTTGGCGCGATTCTGCTGGTCAGCACCAACCCGGCGTTCAAGGATGCAGCAGGCGCCTTGCTTGGCGGTAACAACATGGCGGCGGTGCACCTGGCCAACGCGGTGGGCGGCAGTATCTTCCTGGGCTTCATCTCGGCCGTGGCCTTCGCCACCATCCTTGCGGTGGTTGCCGGCTTGACCCTGGCCGGTGCTTCGGCGGTGTCCCATGACCTGTATGCCAGCGTGATCAAGAAAGGCAAGGCCAACGAGAAGGATGAAATTCGCGTATCGAAGATCACCACCATCGCCCTGGCGGTGCTGGCGATTGGCTTGGGCATCCTGTTCGAAAGCCAGAACATTGCGTTCATGGTCGGCCTGGCGTTCTCGATTGCCGCCAGCTGTAACTTCCCGGTGTTGCTGCTTTCCATGTACTGGAAAAACCTCACCACCCGTGGCGCCATGATCGGCGGCTGGCTGGGCTTGATCAGTGCCGTGGGCCTGATGATCCTCGGCCCGACCATCTGGGTCTCGATCCTGCACCATGAAAAGGCGATCTTCCCGTACGAATACCCGGCGCTGTTCTCGATGATCATTGCGTTCATCGGCATCTGGTTCTTCTCCATCACCGACAAGTCGGCGGCGGCAGAGAAGGAGCGTGCGCTGTACTTCCCGCAGTTTGTGCGTTCGCAGACTGGCCTGGGGGCGAGTGGGGCGGTTAACCACTAAGGTTATAGCTGGATAGAAAATGCCCCGGTCGAAAGGCCGGGGTATTTTTTTGTCTGGGGTTTATTGGGGCTGCTACTGGCCTCATCGGGGGCAAACATTTCAGACAAAACAGTTTCTCAATTCCTGCACAAATAAAAACGGCCTCCGAGAAGGAGGCCGCTTTTTTATCGCCAGTCGATGCTTACTTGCGATCTTCCAGCTTGGTAATGTCACGCGACTCGTAGCCGGTGTACAGCTGGCGTGGGCGGCCAATCTTGTACGGGCTGGAGAGCATTTCTTTCCAGTGGGAAATCCAGCCTACGGTCCGCGCTAGGGCGAAGATCACGGTGAACATGCTGGTTGGAATGCCGATCGCCTTGAGGATGATCCCCGAGTAGAAGTCGACGTTCGGGTACAGCGAGCGCTCGATGAAGTACGGGTCGGTCAGGGCGATCTCTTCCAGGCGCATGGCCAGTTCGAGTTGCGGATCGTTCTTGATGCCCAGTTCCTTCAGCACTTCGTCGCAGGTCTGCTTCATGACGGTCGCGCGAGGGTCGCGGTTCTTGTAGACCCGGTGACCGAAGCCCATCAGCTTGAATGGATCGTTCTTGTCCTTGGCCTTGGCGATGAACGTGTCGATGTTGGATACATCGCCGATTTCATCGAGCATGGTCAATACGGCTTCGTTCGCACCGCCGTGGGCAGGGCCCCACAGTGCGGCGATACCGGCGGCGATACAGGCAAACGGGTTGGCACCCGAAGAGCCGGCCAGGCGGACGGTAGAAGTGGAGGCGTTTTGCTCGTGGTCGGCATGGAGGATGAAGATCCGATCCATTGCCTTGGCCAGCACCGGGCTGATCGGTTTGATCTCGCACGGGGTGTTGAACATCATGTGCAGGAAGTTTTCCGCGTACGTCAGATCGTTGCGCGGGTACATCATGGGCTGGCCCATGGAGTACTTGTAAACCATTGCGGCCAGGGTCGGCATCTTGGCAACCAGGCGGATCGCGGAAATTTCGCGATGCTCGGCGTTATTGATGTCCAGGGAGTCATGATAGAAGGCCGACAGGGCACCGACCACGCCGCACATGACGGCCATCGGGTGGGCGTCGCGACGGAAGCCGTTGAAGAAGGTCTTCAACTGCTCGTGAACCATGGTGTGGTTCTTCACGGTGCTGACGAACTGGGCCTTTTGCTCGGCTGTTGGCAATTCGCCATTTAGCAGCAGGTAGCAGGTTTCCAGGTAGTCCGACTTTTCAGCCAGTTGTTCGATCGGGTAGCCGCGATGAAGCAGAATGCCATTGTCACCATCGATATAGGTGATCTTCGACTCGCAGGAAGCGGTCGACATGAAGCCTGGGTCGAAAGTAAAACGGCCCGTGGCCGTCAGGCCCCGTACGTCGATAACATCGGGACCAACGGTGCCGGTTAAAATGGGCAGCTCGACGGGGGCTGCGCCCTCGATGATCAACTGCGCTTTTTTGTCAGCCATGTGGCCTCCTATTTATGCTTCAAATCATCAGACAGACCCCCCACGCAGGGCCCGCACCACTATATTGATATAAATCCAGATGTCAATTTGCCTAAAGTCTTGCGCCAGAAGGCTTTAACCGTACTTTTTCGTCGAAATTGCCTGCCATTTACGCCTTTTATCCCGCCAGCGCAATCAGCTATTAGGGTGAGGTGCGCGCGTTGTCATTAGTAACCTAACTGTCTATACTCGGCCACCGACCGCCAAGGGCTTTTGGGCTTGCTTTCATTGGGGGTCGCACTCCCTGGGTGGTGCTTACCTGACCAGTCGCACTCCCCAACAACTTTGCCCTGATTGTTAGGGGCTCTTCAGTGTGAAAAAAAGCCGTGAATAGCCAACGACCTGTAAACCTAGACCTAAGGACCATCAAACTCCCCATCACCGGCGTTACGTCGTTCCTGCACCGTGTTTCCGGCATCATCCTGTTCCTGGGCTTGGGCATCATGCTTTATGCATTGAGCAAATCCCTGGGTTCCGAGGAAGGTTACGCCGAGGTGAAGGCATGCTTGACCAGCCCGCTGGCCAAGTTCGTAGCATGGGGCCTCCTGTCCTCTCTTCTGTATCACCTGGTAGCCGGTGTGCGCCACTTGATCATGGACATGGGCATCGGTGAGACGCTGGAAGGCGGCCGCCTGGGCTCGAAAATCATCATCGCCATTTCCGTGGTGCTGATCGTTCTGGCAGGAGTTTGGATATGGTAACCAGCGTAACGAATCTGTCGCGTTCGGGCCTCTATGACTGGATGGCACAGCGTGTGTCTGCGGTCGTTCTCGCGGCTTATTTCATTTTTCTGATCGGATACCTCGTCGCAAACCCGGGCATCGGCTATGAGCAGTGGCATGGCCTGTTTTCCCACAATGCGATGCGAATCTTCAGTCTGCTGGCCCTTGTAGCCCTGGGCGCACACGCCTGGGTCGGCATGTGGACCATCGCGACCGACTACCTGACGCCGATGGCGCTGGGCAAGTCCGCGACTGCAGTACGTTTCCTCTTCCAGGCAGTATGCGGCGTCGCGATGTTCGCTTACTTCGTCTGGGGTGTGCAGATTCTTTGGGGTATCTGATTCATGGCTAACATTCCAACTATTTCATTCGACGCCATCATTATTGGTGGCGGCGGTGCGGGCATGCGCGCTGCGCTGCAGCTGGCCCAGGGTGGTCACAAGACTGCCGTGATCACCAAGGTGTTCCCGACGCGCTCCCACACCGTATCGGCCCAGGGTGGCATCACCTGCGCCATCGCCTCCGCCGACCCGAACGATGACTGGC
This genomic stretch from Pseudomonas synxantha BG33R harbors:
- a CDS encoding DUF808 domain-containing protein, translated to MAGSSLLVLLDDIAAVLDDVALMTKMAAKKTSGVLGDDLALNAQQVSGVRAEREIPVVWAVAKGSFLNKLILVPTALLISAFAPWAVTPLLMLGGAYLCFEGFEKLAHKFLHSKAEDQAQHAQLAEAVADPATDLVAFEKDKIKGAIRTDFILSAEIIAITLGIVADAQLTQQVIVLSGIAIVMTIGVYGLVAGIVKLDDLGLWLTQKPGQVARSIGGAILSAAPYMMKSLSVIGTAAMFMVGGGILTHGVPVVHHWIETVSQSTGALAWLMPTLLNAVAGIIAGAVVLAAVSIVGKGWKALRA
- a CDS encoding VacJ family lipoprotein codes for the protein MAKYLLLLAALMCAGVANADNSKAQEPIKVDADGFKEPLTKLKFNPGLDQREFERSTLTALNVYDPLESWNRRVYHFNYRFDQWVFLPVVNGYRYVTPSFLRTGVSNFFNNLGDVPNLLNSLLQLKGHRSLETTGRLLVNTTIGVAGLWDPATAMGLPRQSEDFGQTLGFYGVPGGAYVMLPIFGPSNLRDTTGLLVDYTAESQINFLNVSEVSSNHPEVWALRAVDKRYQTSFRYGQMNSPFEYEKVRYIYTESRKLQIAE
- a CDS encoding glycosyl hydrolase family 17 protein — its product is MPATARFPALPYFLALILGVLALAGYWYGLGRPVVLPDVASASHKLQCASYTPFDKDQSPFDQPFKLRPERMDADLALLATRFECIRTYSMTGLEALPGMARKHGLKVMAGAWVSSDPVATQKEINELIAAANTNPDIVTSVIVGNEALLRKEVTAKQLVALIHQVKSQIKQPVTYADVWEFWLQHPEIEPAVDFLTIHLLPYWEDEPSGIDQALKHVGDVRQTFGHKFAPKDIVIGETGWPSEGRQRETAVPSRVNEAKFMRGFVAMAEANGWRYNLIEAFDQPWKRASEGAVGGYWGLFDADRQDKGILAGPVTNVPYWPLWLGVGAVILLGTLALGGRVRSKRSAVLLPLLGAVAACSIGTWAELTRVTARFNDEWVWAGLLVVLNLLVLAHAALTLGARDGWRERAFNWLEQRAGWLMAIAGFAGAVMMLALVFDPRYRSFPSAALVLPALVYLVRPVTGPRREIALLAFIIGAGIAPQLYREGLLNQQAWGWAVVSVLMVAALWRCLRVRKA
- a CDS encoding serine protein kinase PrkA, whose protein sequence is MLRSLRCAALLGSLFLSASALAVDIDQASYGYPLTNPFEATIATTPPDLRPTLPTDDEINQSDYTLNMRPEREFSLPDNFWAVKKLTYRIAKQDRAAPLIFLIAGTGARFDSSINEYLKKLYYQAGYHVVQLSSPTSFDFISAASRFATPGITQEDAEDMYRVMQAVRAQNASLPVTDFYLTGYSLGALDAAFVSKLDETRRSFNFKKVLLLNPPVNLYTSITNLDKLVQTEVKGINNTTTFYELVLSKLTRYFQQKGYIDLNDALLYDFQQSKQHLSNEQMAMLIGTSFRFSAADIAFTSDLINRRGLIIPPKYPITEGTSLTPFLKRALQCDFDCYLTEQVIPMWRARSDGGSLLQLIDQVSLYALKDYLRDSPKIAVMHNADDVILGPGDLGFLRKTFGDRLTVYPLGGHCGNLNYRVNADAMLEFFRG
- a CDS encoding REP-associated tyrosine transposase codes for the protein MPDLPASNHLRIGRYNESNRIYLLTTNTLEREAIFSDFKLGRLVVQQFRIAQYKGLATSLAWVVMPDHFHWLVSLEKGSLADLIRQVKSKSTRVVNAVAGRQGRLWQPGFHDHAVRREESLEGIARYIVANPLRAGLVKKFGDYPLWDAIWV
- a CDS encoding DUF485 domain-containing protein; this translates as MNDSIYLSIQNSPRFKELVRKRERFAWILSAIMLGLYSAFILLIAYGPQILGAKISPGSSITWGIPLGVGLIVSAFILTGIYVRRANGEFDDLNNAILKEAAQ
- a CDS encoding TetR/AcrR family transcriptional regulator, whose translation is MSSIRERNKEKILRAASEEFADKGFAATKTSDIAAKAGLPKPNVYYYFKSKDNLYREVLESIIEPILAASTPFNPDGEPKEVLSNYIRSKIRISRDLPFASKVFASEIMHGAPHLSTEQIEQLNAQAKHNIDCIQNWVDRGLIAAIDPNHLMFSIWAATQTYADFDWQISAVTGKAKLDEADYEAAAQTIIRLVLKGCEPD
- a CDS encoding glycine betaine ABC transporter substrate-binding protein; this translates as MKMRRLLGAAATLVVAMGSTLVSADSKTLSIGYVDGWSDSVATTHVAAEVIKQKLGYDVKLQAVATGIMWQGVATGKLDAMLSAWLPVTHGEYWAKNKDKVVDYGPNFKDAKIGLIVPEYVKAKSIEDLKTDTTFKNKIVGIDAGSGVMLKTDDAIKQYGLDYKLQASSGAAMIAELTRAEDKQESIAVTGWVPHWMFAKWKLRFLDDPKGIYGAAETVNSIGSKGLEKKAPEVAAFLKKFQWASKDEIGEVMLAIQEGTKPDAAAKDWVAKHPERVAEWTAK